A DNA window from Turicibacter sp. TJ11 contains the following coding sequences:
- a CDS encoding YrvL family regulatory protein has product MSQRLLKVALFSLVSSLLLLMITLPLIAMLYLSGIQYHSRWQVILFIFIIAAIDLIAECVGKMVVEGFTYLCSWNSRISLIFRYILDFFLTLFITHYIDEWYPGIILSNVGEITFSILILIFTAVLEMNTNDKKEA; this is encoded by the coding sequence ATGTCACAACGTCTTTTAAAAGTTGCTCTTTTTAGTCTCGTAAGCTCTTTATTGTTACTCATGATCACTCTTCCCCTCATTGCTATGCTCTATTTAAGTGGAATTCAATACCACAGCCGTTGGCAAGTCATTTTATTTATTTTCATCATTGCTGCCATTGATTTAATAGCGGAATGTGTGGGAAAAATGGTTGTTGAAGGATTCACCTATCTTTGTTCTTGGAATTCAAGAATAAGTTTAATTTTTAGATACATCTTAGACTTTTTCTTAACGTTGTTTATTACCCACTATATTGATGAATGGTATCCTGGCATCATACTTTCAAACGTTGGTGAAATAACCTTTTCAATTTTAATTCTAATATTTACTGCTGTTCTTGAAATGAATACAAATGATAAAAAGGAAGCATAA
- a CDS encoding universal stress protein, which produces MYKNILVAVDDSAKSRLAFQSAVETAVAFGSKLTICHIKKNTIIYTPIDPTGMLSTTHIFKQDFAQYMDEALEKYKEDALRANIKEIEIVQTYSSSPGLAIAEVIAPGYEVDLIVCGASNKSGFDRFLLGSVSLDIVKHAKCDVNVIRIGGNK; this is translated from the coding sequence ATGTATAAAAACATTTTAGTTGCCGTTGATGACAGTGCGAAGTCTCGATTAGCTTTTCAGTCTGCGGTTGAAACTGCAGTTGCATTCGGATCAAAACTAACCATTTGTCATATCAAAAAAAACACCATTATCTATACACCAATTGACCCAACAGGAATGCTATCTACGACCCATATTTTTAAACAAGATTTTGCACAATATATGGATGAAGCGTTAGAAAAATATAAAGAAGATGCCCTAAGAGCTAATATTAAAGAGATTGAAATTGTTCAAACCTATAGTTCTTCTCCTGGGCTTGCTATCGCTGAAGTTATTGCACCTGGTTATGAAGTTGATTTAATTGTTTGTGGAGCAAGTAATAAATCAGGATTTGACCGCTTTTTACTAGGAAGTGTTTCTTTAGATATTGTTAAACACGCTAAATGTGATGTCAATGTCATTCGTATCGGTGGAAATAAGTAG
- the tpiA gene encoding triose-phosphate isomerase has translation MRKPIIIGNWKMNKTRNEALKFIYAIKDQVVSNDQVESVICAPFPYLRCLVKRQGSSLRIGAQNMHFEKSGAYTGEVSADMLSLIGVSYVILGHSERREMFNETDESVNKKVHEALTHQLTPIVCVGESLEQRENHTTNQVIEQQTVAALSGLTVDQVKKVVIAYEPIWAIGTGRTATAEQANETIGYIREVVERIYGKEAANAIRIQYGGSVNPANIKELMSQEHIDGALVGGASLDPNSFLSLVNYAD, from the coding sequence ATGAGAAAACCGATTATTATAGGGAATTGGAAGATGAATAAAACGCGTAATGAGGCTTTAAAATTTATTTATGCTATAAAAGATCAGGTGGTTTCAAATGATCAAGTCGAATCAGTTATTTGTGCGCCATTTCCATATTTACGTTGTTTAGTTAAACGTCAAGGATCTTCCTTACGTATTGGAGCACAAAACATGCACTTTGAAAAATCAGGAGCTTATACAGGAGAAGTATCAGCGGATATGTTAAGCTTAATTGGTGTTTCTTACGTGATTTTAGGTCATAGTGAGCGTCGTGAGATGTTTAATGAAACTGATGAATCAGTCAATAAAAAAGTTCATGAAGCTTTGACTCATCAATTAACGCCAATTGTTTGTGTTGGAGAATCATTAGAACAACGTGAAAATCATACGACAAATCAAGTCATTGAACAGCAAACAGTAGCTGCTTTATCAGGATTGACTGTCGATCAAGTGAAAAAAGTCGTTATCGCTTATGAGCCGATTTGGGCTATTGGAACAGGACGTACAGCAACAGCAGAGCAGGCGAATGAAACGATTGGCTATATTCGTGAAGTCGTTGAGCGAATTTACGGAAAAGAAGCTGCGAATGCTATTCGTATTCAATATGGAGGATCAGTTAATCCAGCTAATATTAAAGAGCTTATGTCACAAGAGCACATTGACGGTGCTTTAGTTGGAGGAGCCTCTTTAGATCCAAACTCATTCTTATCATTAGTGAATTATGCAGATTAG
- a CDS encoding glycosyltransferase family 4 protein: protein MIYLLVIMFCFIIAVLVTPYVMKLAYFTKAVDQPNQRKVHHRIMPRMGGLAIYVSFLLGYMIFRVKGYALNNAEIAFIDAYFIASFLIVVTGMLDDMFELPAKPKALVQLVAALIMVLYGDFMIDKIYLPFLPVIDLGWLGIFVTIAWIVGITNSINLIDGLDGLSSGISAISFGTMAILAAYQGELFVAIMSCLLLGSTLGFLVHNFHPAKIFMGDTGSLFLGFSVSVLSLLGYKNAAFVSFIVPIVMLSVPIFDTVWAIIRRILNGQSPFEPDRGHVHHQLLDRNLGHVKSVLVLYAIAGLFSLTAILYTMTSKFYGLVMLVVAMVVVELVFNTTGLFRSKLKTKDEGQEQNEQEKSS from the coding sequence ATGATTTACTTATTAGTCATCATGTTTTGTTTCATAATTGCCGTATTAGTTACGCCTTATGTCATGAAACTTGCTTATTTTACAAAGGCAGTTGATCAACCGAATCAGCGAAAAGTCCATCATCGGATTATGCCGAGAATGGGAGGATTGGCGATTTATGTTTCCTTTCTACTAGGATATATGATATTTAGAGTAAAAGGGTATGCTCTTAATAATGCTGAGATTGCCTTCATTGATGCCTATTTCATTGCTTCCTTTTTAATTGTTGTCACAGGAATGCTTGATGATATGTTTGAATTACCTGCTAAGCCTAAAGCTCTTGTTCAATTAGTAGCCGCTTTGATCATGGTTTTATATGGTGATTTCATGATTGATAAAATTTATTTGCCGTTTTTACCCGTTATCGATTTAGGATGGTTAGGTATATTTGTCACTATTGCTTGGATCGTTGGAATTACTAATTCAATTAATTTAATCGATGGACTAGATGGGTTATCGTCTGGAATATCGGCAATTTCTTTTGGAACGATGGCAATTTTAGCTGCTTATCAAGGAGAGTTATTTGTAGCCATCATGTCTTGTTTATTGCTAGGATCGACACTTGGATTTTTAGTTCATAATTTTCATCCTGCTAAGATTTTTATGGGGGATACGGGTTCATTATTTTTAGGATTTTCGGTTTCTGTCTTATCGTTACTAGGATATAAAAATGCAGCTTTTGTATCATTTATCGTACCGATTGTGATGTTATCTGTCCCAATTTTTGACACAGTTTGGGCGATTATTCGCCGAATTTTAAATGGGCAGTCTCCGTTTGAGCCTGATCGTGGTCATGTCCATCATCAGTTACTTGATCGAAATTTAGGACATGTTAAAAGTGTACTTGTTTTATATGCAATTGCAGGTTTATTTTCATTAACAGCTATTTTATATACGATGACATCTAAGTTTTATGGTTTAGTGATGTTAGTTGTTGCGATGGTAGTGGTGGAACTTGTCTTTAATACAACGGGATTATTTCGATCAAAGCTGAAAACAAAGGATGAGGGGCAAGAACAAAATGAACAGGAAAAATCATCATAA
- a CDS encoding response regulator, with product MRVVEIGRLQFSSQLEVEIGSKDWYLQLLDLAYGFFEYHVSERIWYVNSVIEQLLELDSTTQKSNSLFNNESINEIVETFLLSPDRELTRDVLIRHKHQPWETLVLKCEKLINDVGEVRVRGLLLDLSFKKNHDLIDSQLQKLQALGQLTSGVSHDFNNQLNGILGYVALMKSMTNDETLLRYMDGIERSVRHSTELTRQLLAFSHKPENKRMNIDLVQIVKDTVNMLKHTVDRRIKIELNIEPDEYFVLGDESQLNNAILNLCINARDAIKGQGCIELTLTHHQLDEIPGNLLNTNITPNSYAVLKVKDTGCGIDKKLMPKIFKPFFTTKDVGKGTGMGLASVVETLRTHNGALEVDSVVGKGTTFTIYLPINHGIEEFVNEESVPRGVGNILLIDDELSNLEITEALLESFGYSVSAFSDPKQAIKHYAKTFSQYDCILLDVIMPGMSGVDVFKAIKLINAEAKVILLTGVSERLELDFVLRHGADAYVPKPVDHYTLSNGVYSVLNSKPVEVKPMKAEQLIEMSSMLNISYALERIAGNVRLYLRIAHNFRKHFYMINEQLPQLIESNISEAIRVVHTIKGLAAQLGADELYEYSRELEKALNDENPCEDILSIFMEEFMEVVDELARIEGR from the coding sequence ATGAGAGTGGTAGAAATAGGTAGGTTACAGTTTAGTTCTCAATTAGAAGTGGAAATTGGATCAAAAGATTGGTATTTACAGTTGCTTGATTTAGCGTATGGATTTTTTGAATATCATGTGAGTGAACGGATATGGTATGTCAATTCAGTGATTGAGCAATTATTAGAACTTGATTCAACGACGCAAAAGTCAAATAGTTTATTTAATAATGAGTCCATCAATGAGATTGTTGAAACGTTTTTATTAAGTCCAGATCGTGAATTAACACGAGACGTGTTAATTCGTCATAAGCATCAGCCTTGGGAGACATTAGTTTTAAAATGTGAAAAATTAATTAATGATGTAGGGGAAGTACGTGTTCGAGGTTTACTTTTGGACTTATCGTTTAAAAAGAACCATGATTTAATTGATAGCCAATTACAAAAATTACAAGCTTTAGGTCAATTAACAAGTGGTGTAAGTCATGACTTTAATAATCAATTGAATGGAATTTTAGGTTACGTTGCGCTAATGAAATCAATGACAAATGATGAGACGTTGTTACGTTATATGGATGGAATTGAACGTTCCGTTCGTCATTCGACAGAATTAACTCGTCAGTTATTAGCGTTTTCCCATAAACCTGAAAACAAACGTATGAATATTGACTTAGTTCAAATTGTTAAAGATACAGTTAACATGTTAAAACATACCGTTGATCGTCGAATTAAAATTGAACTAAATATTGAGCCAGATGAATACTTTGTATTAGGTGATGAGTCTCAATTAAATAATGCTATTTTAAATTTATGCATTAATGCTCGTGATGCCATTAAAGGTCAAGGGTGCATAGAATTAACATTAACTCACCATCAATTAGATGAGATACCTGGTAATTTACTAAATACTAATATTACACCGAATAGCTATGCTGTCTTAAAAGTCAAAGACACAGGTTGCGGGATTGATAAAAAATTAATGCCCAAAATCTTTAAACCGTTTTTTACAACGAAAGATGTTGGAAAAGGGACGGGAATGGGATTAGCTAGTGTCGTTGAAACGTTAAGAACGCATAATGGAGCATTAGAGGTAGATTCGGTTGTCGGAAAAGGAACAACCTTTACAATTTATTTACCTATTAATCATGGAATTGAAGAATTTGTTAATGAAGAATCTGTTCCACGCGGAGTAGGGAATATTTTATTAATCGACGATGAATTATCTAATTTAGAAATTACGGAAGCGTTACTTGAAAGCTTTGGATATAGTGTTAGTGCATTTTCTGATCCGAAGCAAGCGATTAAACATTATGCTAAAACATTTAGTCAGTACGATTGTATTTTATTAGATGTTATTATGCCAGGCATGAGCGGAGTAGATGTCTTTAAGGCCATTAAATTGATTAATGCAGAAGCTAAAGTTATTTTATTAACTGGGGTTAGTGAGCGTTTGGAACTAGATTTCGTATTGCGTCATGGAGCTGATGCCTATGTTCCAAAACCAGTTGATCATTACACATTATCAAATGGGGTTTATAGTGTGTTAAATTCTAAGCCTGTAGAGGTTAAACCGATGAAGGCTGAACAACTCATCGAGATGAGCTCGATGCTTAACATTTCTTATGCATTAGAACGTATTGCTGGGAATGTGCGTCTATATTTGAGAATTGCTCATAACTTTAGAAAACATTTTTATATGATTAATGAGCAGTTGCCACAACTTATTGAATCAAATATTTCAGAAGCGATTCGAGTAGTTCATACGATTAAAGGATTAGCTGCTCAACTTGGAGCAGACGAGCTTTATGAATATAGTCGTGAACTTGAAAAAGCTTTAAATGATGAAAATCCATGTGAAGATATTTTAAGTATTTTTATGGAGGAGTTTATGGAAGTTGTTGATGAATTGGCTCGTATTGAAGGAAGATAG